The DNA window CTTCGCCGTCACGAGGAAGTCGCCCGAATAGACCGAGAGCTTCTCGCCCGCCACGGAGGCGGTCCGCGGTTCGGGATACCGGGGCGCGGCCGCGCCCGGGGGGCGCAGGGAGACGCGCGTCGGGACGAGGTCCGGGCGCGCGGGCGTATGACTCTGGACGTGCCACCCGGCGTCGAGGGAAAAGCGCACGGCGATCTCGTCCGCGCGGCGTTCGACCGTGACCCGGACGGGTCCGCGTGCCGCGGCGGCCGCCCGCCGCACGGGTCCCGCCTCGATTCCGGCGGCGAGGATCGCGAAGGACGTCGCGGCGGTGGGGAACGTGCGCGCATACGGCGCCGCCGAGGCGAGCGTCGCCGCGGCGGCGGCCCGCCAGGCGGGGGAGGGCCGCATCCGGTCGAGCCGGCGCAGCACGCGGACCGCGACGGCGTTGGGGGAGGGCTCGACCTGGTCGAGGTATTCCTTGGCGAGCGCGAGCAGGTCGCGTTCGCCCGAAGAGGGCGCTGCCGACTGGAAGAAGCCGCCCCCCTTCGGGTCGTGGAAGAGGCGGAGCATCTCGCCGGCGATGCCTCGGGCGCGCTCCGCGTACGACGCGTCGCCCGAAATTTCCGAGAGGTCGAGAAGCGCGTCGGCGAGGAACGCGTAATCGTCGAGGAACCCGCCGATCTTCGCGGTCCCTCCGCGCGACCCGTGGAAGACGCGGTCTCCCGACACGTGGACCGCGAGGAGGAAATCGGCGACGCGTCGGGCGATCGCCAGAAACCTCGGCTCGGAGAGGTCGCGCGAGGCGCGGGCCAGCGCCGCGACCGCCAGCGCGTTCCACGAGGTGAGCACCTTGTCGTCGCGGGAGGGATGCACCCGGCGCGTGCGGATCGATTCGAGCCGCTCGTCGTCCCCCTCGAGACGGCGGCGGATCGATACGGCGTCGCCGCCGTGCGTCTTCGCGAGAGTCTCGTCGCTCGCGACGCGGCGCGGGAGGTTCTTCCCCCGTCCTTCCTCGAATTCGGCGGGAGTGTTCCCGCGGTCCCTGATGCCGAACGCTTCCCGGTAGAGCGGCGCTTCCGCGGGTCCGAGGGCGGAATCGATCTCGGCGGCGGTCCAGAGGTAGTACTTCCCCTCGACGCCTTCCGAGTCGGCGTCGAGCGCCGATGCGTACGCGCCCTGCGGCGTCTTCATCTCGCGTTCGAGCCAGGCGACGATCGCGCGCGCGGTGTCGCCGTAGCGGGCGTCTCCGAAGCGCCGCGACGCGGCGGCGTACGTGGAGAGGAGCTGCGCGTTGTCGTAGAGCATCTTCTCGAAGTGAGGAATGAACCACTCCGCGTCGACGGAGTAGCGGTGGAACCCGCCGCCGACCTGGTCGAAGACGCCGCCGTCCTGCATCCCGTCGAGCGTGCGGCGGAGCATGGCGGCCGCGCGCCCGTCGGCGCGGCCGGAGAGATATTCGAGCGCGCCGTGCGGCGGGAACTTCGGCGCTCCGGCGAATCCGCCGTGGAGCGGATCGAATCGGCGCGCGAGGTCCTCCTCGACGGACGCCGAGAAGGCGGCGTCGAGCGGCGCCGCGTTCTCCTTCGGCGGCGACGCGATCGCCGCGCGCACGGCGGCCTCGACTTCCTTCGACTGGGCTTCGGCCTCGGCCCGGTGGCTCTTCCAGTACTCCGC is part of the Thermoanaerobaculia bacterium genome and encodes:
- a CDS encoding DUF255 domain-containing protein — its product is MIVAGARRGKGARTAPRRLLAAAATMMLASASMAEPNRLARESSPYLLQHANNPVDWYPWGDEAFAKARKEGKPIFLSIGYSTCHWCHVMERESFENEEIAELMNRDFVSIKVDREERPDIDNVYMTACQLLTRSGGWPLTAVLTPEGRPFFAGTYFPPGDRFGRPGMRTLLPRVAEYWKSHRAEAEAQSKEVEAAVRAAIASPPKENAAPLDAAFSASVEEDLARRFDPLHGGFAGAPKFPPHGALEYLSGRADGRAAAMLRRTLDGMQDGGVFDQVGGGFHRYSVDAEWFIPHFEKMLYDNAQLLSTYAAASRRFGDARYGDTARAIVAWLEREMKTPQGAYASALDADSEGVEGKYYLWTAAEIDSALGPAEAPLYREAFGIRDRGNTPAEFEEGRGKNLPRRVASDETLAKTHGGDAVSIRRRLEGDDERLESIRTRRVHPSRDDKVLTSWNALAVAALARASRDLSEPRFLAIARRVADFLLAVHVSGDRVFHGSRGGTAKIGGFLDDYAFLADALLDLSEISGDASYAERARGIAGEMLRLFHDPKGGGFFQSAAPSSGERDLLALAKEYLDQVEPSPNAVAVRVLRRLDRMRPSPAWRAAAAATLASAAPYARTFPTAATSFAILAAGIEAGPVRRAAAAARGPVRVTVERRADEIAVRFSLDAGWHVQSHTPARPDLVPTRVSLRPPGAAAPRYPEPRTASVAGEKLSVYSGDFLVTAKAAGDAPAEVDVEFQACDDSRCLAPEKLELEAPGLSKEKR